One Kitasatospora sp. NBC_01287 DNA window includes the following coding sequences:
- a CDS encoding restriction endonuclease fold toxin-2 domain-containing protein, whose amino-acid sequence MAGGFHVVPTDMLTASAGFTDLQNWATQIHSGLVGSMDDASGMAGADDAGHAFGTQYDPAAQAVVSAVGQAVAQLGGTANGLYTMALNYLRSDADIAANLMQPQQLPADSDPQCDQEPLNIRIPSAVGYNSSAVDEIIAQFWPQADSGKLRQAATDWQHLAQLVSRLGIEGDKQVSTVTASSSAAAVDSFVANWSKMYVDCATAPLLNSIAAAAGQLDAACTSYAQAVDDLRSTLEGLAAGATVVAGAGIALTIFTLGASDAAAAGGEAAIAAEAGSAALAMTAEVEGSAELAVLAETATIVNQAAAGLVPVATAGAVAVTGTALVLASASSATAAAAPTPPAYTVVPGTPPIARDPASAYPELSPSGQADVRTWMAQLAADGRTTQLPGPSGNAKVDARRAYQLRVAGSTEYSLYTTIDRDNAQGTQYSMDADGVRPSDGAAIDAKYIAPSKGCGSPMRLGNIDQVPDYVYQSTVKGETFKMQKYASAFQDPRNKVNHLEVITNDPPAAAYFAALMTAQQVPGETRIVP is encoded by the coding sequence ATGGCAGGCGGATTCCACGTCGTCCCGACGGACATGCTCACCGCCTCGGCCGGCTTCACCGACCTGCAGAACTGGGCGACGCAGATCCACAGCGGCCTGGTCGGCTCCATGGACGACGCGTCCGGCATGGCCGGTGCCGACGACGCCGGGCACGCCTTCGGCACCCAGTACGATCCCGCCGCCCAAGCGGTGGTCTCCGCGGTCGGCCAGGCCGTGGCCCAACTCGGCGGCACCGCCAACGGGCTGTACACGATGGCGCTGAACTACCTCAGGAGCGACGCCGACATCGCCGCGAACCTGATGCAGCCGCAGCAACTGCCCGCCGACTCCGATCCCCAGTGCGACCAGGAGCCTTTGAACATCCGGATCCCGTCCGCGGTCGGGTACAACTCCTCGGCGGTGGACGAGATCATCGCGCAGTTCTGGCCGCAGGCCGACTCCGGAAAGCTGCGCCAGGCCGCGACCGACTGGCAGCACCTCGCGCAGTTGGTGAGCCGACTCGGGATCGAGGGGGACAAGCAGGTCAGCACCGTCACCGCGAGCAGTTCCGCCGCCGCGGTCGACTCCTTCGTCGCCAACTGGTCCAAGATGTACGTCGACTGCGCCACCGCCCCGCTGCTCAACAGCATCGCCGCCGCCGCAGGCCAGTTGGACGCCGCCTGCACGTCCTACGCGCAGGCGGTCGACGACCTCCGCTCCACCCTGGAGGGCCTGGCCGCCGGCGCGACGGTCGTGGCCGGGGCCGGGATCGCGCTGACCATCTTCACCCTCGGCGCCTCCGATGCCGCGGCGGCCGGTGGCGAGGCGGCCATCGCCGCCGAGGCCGGCAGCGCGGCCCTCGCCATGACGGCGGAGGTCGAGGGCAGTGCGGAGCTCGCCGTCCTCGCCGAGACCGCGACCATCGTCAACCAGGCCGCCGCCGGCCTGGTGCCGGTGGCCACGGCAGGCGCGGTCGCCGTCACCGGGACCGCGCTCGTGCTGGCCTCCGCCTCCTCCGCGACGGCCGCCGCCGCGCCCACGCCGCCCGCCTACACCGTCGTGCCCGGCACACCGCCGATCGCCCGCGACCCCGCCAGCGCGTACCCCGAACTCTCCCCCTCGGGGCAGGCGGACGTGCGGACGTGGATGGCGCAGCTGGCCGCCGACGGGCGTACCACCCAACTGCCCGGCCCCAGCGGCAATGCCAAGGTCGACGCCCGCCGCGCCTACCAGCTGCGCGTCGCCGGCTCGACCGAGTACAGCCTCTACACCACCATCGACCGGGACAACGCCCAGGGCACCCAGTACAGCATGGACGCCGACGGGGTGCGCCCCTCGGACGGCGCCGCCATCGACGCCAAGTACATAGCCCCGTCCAAGGGTTGCGGCTCGCCGATGCGACTGGGCAACATCGACCAGGTGCCGGACTACGTGTACCAGTCGACGGTGAAGGGTGAGACGTTCAAGATGCAGAAGTACGCCTCCGCCTTCCAGGACCCGCGCAACAAGGTCAACCACCTGGAGGTCATCACCAACGACCCGCCGGCCGCCGCCTACTTCGCCGCGCTGATGACGGCGCAGCAGGTACCCGGCGAGACCCGGATCGTTCCGTAG